The following proteins are encoded in a genomic region of Leptospira ryugenii:
- a CDS encoding poly(ethylene terephthalate) hydrolase family protein: protein MSRQLVSVFSLIIISFFVQCKEKEEKSFNDVLLESIGLSFASSTGRCAINSSNNASYFSKGTSPAGSLVVVDRIDARLPTAGSVEIYYPKTGTGPFPIITLFPGGNVHGSFYSRYAARIAADGYVVWIPSQCVPFFTQYFLKPSSAAGNEVLAYAKQLQTDSTSALFGKLNTDSMAYLGHSLGGVTAIYALNGICQVPFCDPGTSFLSEVKVALVYGAGLTNTLDPNQIRLNSAGKATPLVFLQGALDTAFPPQNALSSYENYKSIKYLANIDGMNHYGITDVNNPFGANAERTQSTLSQEESITRLANLSILFLNAYLKSNTADLTKVNGNTTGITGVTISNSL, encoded by the coding sequence ATGTCAAGGCAACTCGTGAGTGTTTTCTCACTGATTATCATCTCTTTCTTTGTTCAATGTAAGGAAAAAGAAGAGAAAAGTTTTAATGATGTATTGTTGGAATCGATTGGCCTCTCGTTTGCTAGTAGCACAGGAAGGTGTGCCATCAACTCCTCCAACAATGCCTCTTATTTCTCAAAAGGCACAAGCCCAGCAGGTAGTCTTGTTGTCGTTGACCGTATCGATGCAAGGTTACCAACAGCTGGTTCAGTTGAAATCTACTACCCCAAAACAGGGACTGGTCCCTTTCCCATTATCACTTTATTCCCAGGAGGGAATGTTCACGGATCTTTTTATTCGCGTTATGCGGCAAGAATAGCAGCAGATGGGTATGTTGTATGGATTCCTAGCCAATGTGTTCCCTTCTTCACTCAGTATTTTTTGAAGCCTTCTTCAGCCGCAGGAAATGAAGTATTAGCATATGCTAAACAATTGCAGACCGATTCAACTTCCGCTTTGTTTGGTAAACTGAATACAGACTCCATGGCTTATCTCGGACATTCTTTAGGAGGTGTGACCGCCATCTATGCACTGAATGGCATATGCCAGGTTCCATTTTGTGATCCAGGCACTTCCTTTTTAAGTGAAGTAAAGGTAGCTCTTGTGTATGGAGCGGGATTGACTAATACCTTAGACCCAAACCAGATCCGATTGAATAGCGCAGGAAAGGCCACTCCCTTGGTCTTTTTGCAAGGGGCCTTGGATACTGCTTTTCCTCCACAAAATGCCCTTTCAAGTTATGAAAATTACAAAAGTATTAAGTATTTAGCCAATATTGATGGAATGAACCACTATGGGATTACAGATGTCAACAATCCTTTTGGAGCAAATGCAGAGCGTACACAAAGTACCTTATCCCAAGAAGAATCTATCACACGATTGGCAAATCTTTCCATTTTATTTTTGAATGCTTATTTAAAATCAAACACGGCAGATTTGACCAAAGTAAATGGAAATACAACAGGGATTACGGGAGTGACCATATCTAATTCTCTTTAG
- the surE gene encoding 5'/3'-nucleotidase SurE, with the protein MNILITNDDGISSAGIKALETVLGKEHNTYLIAPLKERSVTSMALTVFQSMRVEKVNENHYIADGFPADCVNIGLYAEIFPKIDLVLSGINRGVNMGYDMHYSGTVGAAKHGALHGIPSLAVSSGRIDPEDGYIREARLVLDFIQKYGSLIQAGEIWNMNFPPEISGDGGLSQLAFVRLGRRRYHEKYEKTQIIGGVSEFRLNGSLLGHDQEAGTDFEAYDLGKIPVTPILLDLTHHVRLEKLKST; encoded by the coding sequence TTGAATATTCTCATCACAAACGATGATGGAATTTCCTCAGCTGGTATCAAGGCACTCGAAACTGTTTTAGGAAAAGAACACAACACCTATTTGATCGCACCCTTAAAAGAACGGTCAGTGACCTCCATGGCATTGACGGTATTCCAATCCATGCGAGTGGAAAAGGTCAATGAGAACCATTACATTGCGGATGGCTTTCCTGCAGACTGCGTGAACATCGGGCTCTATGCAGAGATTTTCCCGAAGATTGACCTGGTGCTTTCCGGTATCAACCGTGGTGTCAACATGGGTTACGATATGCACTACTCAGGAACTGTAGGCGCTGCCAAACACGGAGCTTTGCATGGAATTCCTAGCCTTGCCGTGAGTTCGGGTCGCATTGATCCAGAAGATGGATATATACGCGAGGCAAGATTGGTTTTAGACTTTATTCAAAAATACGGAAGTCTCATCCAAGCAGGTGAAATTTGGAACATGAATTTCCCTCCAGAAATTTCCGGGGACGGAGGGCTTAGTCAGCTTGCGTTTGTTAGACTAGGTAGGCGAAGGTATCACGAAAAGTATGAGAAAACTCAAATCATCGGTGGGGTCAGCGAATTTAGATTGAATGGAAGTTTGCTCGGCCATGACCAGGAGGCGGGGACTGACTTTGAAGCATATGACTTAGGAAAGATTCCCGTGACTCCTATACTCTTAGATCTGACCCATCATGTTCGCTTGGAAAAGCTAAAATCAACATAA
- the sppA gene encoding signal peptide peptidase SppA, with protein sequence MERNQVLLFFTFLLSITATILGIAHMVTDSGNLKFSSGTGGGLFQANEIGAVVIKLSGEIHSGESTYDSVGSDTVLQELRELEDDPNVKGILLEINSPGGTVAASQEIFQELLHLRKTKKIVVSMKDVAASGGYYIAAAADYIFAENGTITGSIGVISFSPNFKGLMDRYGVSMRTYKAGKYKDMYSPFRDSTNEEDDIINKQLMDTYRTFVEDVAKGRNKTVKSIEELAEGKIYSGDDAFRNKLVDDIGGRREAHAKLSELCQYDGLIPLFEKQLTPFERFMMTFGANFMGGSSAKKVSLLLSSPVLVILPTWLGKLPL encoded by the coding sequence ATGGAAAGAAACCAAGTCCTTCTTTTTTTCACATTCCTCCTCAGCATTACCGCTACTATCCTGGGCATAGCCCACATGGTGACAGATAGCGGGAATTTGAAGTTTTCCTCGGGCACGGGTGGGGGTCTTTTCCAAGCCAATGAAATTGGGGCGGTCGTCATTAAACTCTCGGGAGAGATCCATTCTGGCGAGTCCACCTATGATTCTGTAGGCTCAGATACCGTATTGCAAGAGTTACGTGAGCTTGAGGATGACCCAAATGTGAAAGGCATACTCCTTGAAATCAATTCCCCGGGAGGGACGGTTGCAGCTTCTCAAGAAATTTTCCAAGAGCTATTGCACCTCAGAAAGACCAAAAAGATCGTAGTTTCCATGAAGGACGTGGCCGCCTCGGGCGGGTACTACATCGCGGCCGCCGCCGATTACATCTTTGCTGAAAATGGCACCATTACAGGATCGATTGGGGTGATATCATTCAGTCCCAACTTCAAAGGACTTATGGATCGCTATGGTGTTTCCATGCGGACATACAAAGCTGGAAAATACAAAGATATGTATTCTCCCTTTCGTGACTCAACCAATGAAGAGGACGACATCATCAATAAACAACTTATGGACACCTATCGCACGTTTGTGGAAGATGTGGCCAAAGGCAGAAATAAAACTGTCAAATCCATTGAAGAATTGGCAGAGGGAAAGATCTATTCTGGCGATGACGCCTTCCGCAATAAACTGGTAGATGATATCGGCGGAAGGAGAGAGGCCCACGCAAAGTTGTCGGAGTTATGCCAATACGATGGTCTCATTCCTTTGTTTGAGAAACAACTCACTCCTTTTGAAAGATTTATGATGACCTTCGGTGCCAATTTTATGGGAGGTAGTTCTGCAAAGAAAGTGAGTCTGCTTCTTTCTTCCCCGGTATTGGTCATTCTTCCTACTTGGCTAGGTAAACTACCTTTATGA
- a CDS encoding LIC10415 family protein, producing MDVRINRLLNSAERFVQDKKESKETDKANPNLASSVKTELNAAGQSDFAVSLPIQYHNIQTRLTELQRQLSREQARAGILEDQGTAKEDLIKILFENEPLFPELLGDSTSLDRQSALSTSKGEIQNLTQELRKKEVEGENIFSLGMILSPEEFKGKIEGLSSNFQKPLSENVVKRLLGG from the coding sequence ATGGATGTTCGAATCAATCGTCTTCTCAATTCAGCTGAACGATTCGTTCAGGATAAAAAAGAATCCAAAGAAACTGATAAAGCCAACCCAAACTTGGCATCTTCCGTAAAAACGGAGCTTAATGCCGCTGGCCAAAGTGACTTTGCGGTAAGCCTTCCCATCCAATACCACAATATCCAAACACGACTCACAGAATTGCAGAGACAACTTTCGCGCGAACAAGCTCGTGCCGGGATTTTGGAAGACCAGGGAACGGCAAAAGAAGACCTAATCAAAATTCTCTTCGAGAATGAGCCATTATTTCCAGAACTTCTCGGAGACTCTACTTCGCTCGATAGGCAATCTGCACTTAGCACCTCCAAAGGTGAGATCCAAAACCTAACACAAGAACTTCGAAAAAAAGAAGTCGAAGGCGAAAACATTTTCTCTCTAGGAATGATCCTGAGCCCAGAAGAGTTCAAAGGAAAGATAGAAGGCCTCTCCTCCAATTTCCAAAAACCACTTTCAGAAAATGTTGTGAAACGCCTCTTAGGCGGTTAA
- a CDS encoding APC family permease: protein MELKRTLNRFDSISLLFSSMVGSGIFFTSGFLLKETGNLWIVLLAWGLGGFLALSGSITYAYAARLLPYAGGDYVYLKIAYNPALAFMSGWSSLLTNFSACISVLALAFGKYVILLFPSIPNWSTGTYQMLGVNWEISTATVIGILPILFFSLLNYFGIKSAVRVQNVFALIKIIGLVLFICIGFAIGNTNWSFLWNEPFPDIFSLSFFSKLLIGIVPVSFSYLGWNMITYIAEEVQSPEKNLIRSAVTACFMVTGLYVTLNLLFFVSAPSSSLAGKDGIGAIAFQNLFGTHLSLLTTGFIAWVILGSLSAIIIGGSRVYFAMARDGAFIESFARVHEKYRSPYIAIFFQATIAILFLGIKEIETLLYMITCSILILSSLTAATPFRFQKLGYESDYKIPFFPWPIVFYISANLAVMVVLFYEKPANALWGLAITLSALPVYYGIKHQKKVLQAKRELVS from the coding sequence CTGGAGCTCAAAAGAACTCTAAATCGTTTTGACTCTATCTCCCTACTCTTCTCATCTATGGTTGGGTCGGGTATCTTTTTCACTTCCGGCTTTTTATTAAAAGAAACAGGCAACCTATGGATTGTGCTCTTAGCTTGGGGTTTAGGCGGATTCCTTGCGCTATCGGGTTCCATTACTTATGCATATGCGGCTCGTTTGCTTCCTTATGCAGGTGGTGATTATGTATACCTAAAGATTGCCTATAACCCTGCTCTTGCTTTTATGAGTGGTTGGTCCTCTCTCTTGACAAATTTTTCAGCCTGTATATCTGTTCTCGCTTTAGCCTTTGGCAAGTATGTCATTCTCCTTTTCCCAAGTATACCAAATTGGTCTACGGGCACTTATCAGATGCTAGGTGTTAATTGGGAAATCAGCACAGCCACTGTGATCGGCATACTTCCCATTCTTTTTTTCAGTTTGTTAAACTATTTTGGAATCAAATCGGCGGTAAGGGTACAAAATGTATTTGCCCTAATCAAGATTATTGGCCTAGTTTTATTCATCTGCATAGGTTTTGCTATAGGAAATACCAATTGGTCTTTCCTATGGAACGAGCCTTTCCCTGATATCTTTAGTCTTTCTTTCTTTTCGAAATTGTTAATTGGTATCGTTCCTGTTTCTTTTTCTTATTTGGGCTGGAATATGATTACCTATATAGCTGAGGAAGTGCAATCGCCCGAGAAAAATTTGATTCGTTCGGCAGTGACTGCTTGTTTTATGGTGACTGGGTTGTATGTTACTTTAAATCTGCTATTCTTTGTTTCCGCACCCTCTTCTTCTCTTGCAGGAAAGGATGGGATCGGTGCCATCGCCTTTCAGAACCTTTTTGGTACCCACCTTTCTCTTTTAACAACAGGATTCATAGCTTGGGTCATCCTTGGTTCTCTCTCTGCAATCATCATCGGAGGAAGTCGAGTTTACTTTGCTATGGCAAGAGATGGTGCCTTTATAGAATCCTTTGCCAGAGTCCATGAAAAGTACAGAAGTCCTTACATCGCGATATTTTTCCAAGCAACGATTGCCATTCTATTCTTAGGGATCAAAGAAATCGAAACACTTCTGTATATGATCACCTGCTCGATCTTAATCCTCTCTTCTCTAACAGCAGCAACACCGTTTCGCTTCCAAAAATTGGGTTATGAGTCTGATTACAAGATTCCCTTCTTTCCTTGGCCGATCGTGTTTTATATTTCTGCAAATTTGGCGGTGATGGTTGTTTTATTTTATGAAAAACCTGCCAATGCGCTATGGGGTCTTGCCATTACTCTCTCTGCATTGCCTGTTTATTATGGTATCAAACACCAGAAAAAAGTTTTACAAGCCAAACGTGAACTTGTAAGCTAA
- a CDS encoding potassium/proton antiporter → MDPIDQFTLQAFVYSALILFSILSSKLFFRFGFPILLIFLTFGMLAGTDGFGGIEFSDYGLAQSIGVFALMYILFLGGLESDWDAIKSTLSISMKLSILGTIITALVLGLFIHLLFPVLGFLESFLLGSIVSATDAASVFNIFKTGGSNLQEHIKKIIEFESGSNDAIGVLLTSVFLSLITSEGTNHTGWYFVRFFFFQVMIGVLMGYGLGMVFLYLMNTVKLGYDGLYLVFITASVPFIYAVTTMFQGNGFLAVYLAGILIGRFPFIHKKSIFRFLNGYVWILQIGMFLCFGLLVFPSRLDNLWLPGLTIAVLLILVARPIAVFLSLWREPVTLKEKLFISWVGLRGASPIILATFPVAQGVAGAEILFHVVFFVVLVSLLLQGSTIQKMAEYLGLLQTKSDKLFQPKDFDNMEFPGMSLQEFIIPYNSHVVEKALYEINLPKDSHILLIARGEQYLIPSGNTTVKGGDVIWILAKDEVLPHVGRTLMH, encoded by the coding sequence TTGGATCCGATTGATCAATTTACATTACAGGCATTTGTATATTCAGCTTTAATTCTCTTTTCTATTTTATCTAGTAAACTATTCTTTCGATTTGGTTTCCCTATCCTTTTGATTTTTCTCACCTTTGGTATGTTAGCTGGTACCGATGGTTTCGGTGGGATAGAATTTAGCGACTATGGCTTAGCCCAATCCATTGGTGTCTTTGCATTGATGTACATTTTATTTTTAGGTGGTTTGGAAAGTGATTGGGATGCGATAAAGTCAACACTCTCGATCAGCATGAAGTTGTCTATTTTGGGGACAATCATAACTGCTCTTGTACTTGGACTATTCATCCATTTATTGTTTCCTGTACTCGGATTTTTGGAATCCTTTCTACTTGGCTCCATAGTGAGCGCCACCGATGCAGCCTCTGTGTTCAATATATTCAAAACTGGCGGTTCCAATCTACAAGAACACATCAAAAAGATCATTGAATTTGAGAGTGGATCAAACGATGCCATCGGGGTTTTATTGACTTCTGTTTTTTTAAGTTTAATCACAAGCGAAGGCACAAACCATACTGGTTGGTATTTTGTTCGGTTTTTTTTCTTTCAAGTGATGATAGGGGTCTTAATGGGATACGGCCTCGGAATGGTATTTTTGTATCTCATGAATACCGTCAAACTAGGATATGACGGTCTTTATTTGGTTTTTATCACTGCATCTGTTCCCTTTATCTACGCTGTCACTACGATGTTTCAAGGGAATGGATTTTTAGCCGTTTATTTGGCTGGTATTCTGATTGGAAGATTTCCCTTCATTCATAAGAAATCTATTTTTCGTTTTCTAAATGGTTATGTATGGATACTCCAAATCGGTATGTTCCTTTGTTTTGGTTTATTGGTATTTCCTTCTCGTTTGGACAATCTATGGTTACCTGGATTGACAATAGCCGTTTTACTAATATTAGTCGCTAGACCGATAGCTGTCTTTCTCTCTTTATGGCGTGAACCAGTCACTCTAAAAGAGAAGTTGTTCATCTCTTGGGTGGGACTACGCGGTGCCTCTCCCATCATTTTAGCTACCTTCCCTGTTGCTCAAGGAGTCGCAGGTGCGGAAATTCTCTTCCACGTGGTTTTCTTTGTGGTGCTTGTTTCTCTCCTTTTGCAAGGATCAACCATCCAAAAGATGGCTGAATATTTGGGCCTTTTACAAACAAAATCTGATAAATTGTTCCAACCAAAGGATTTTGATAACATGGAGTTTCCAGGAATGTCTCTACAAGAGTTTATCATTCCATATAACTCTCATGTGGTGGAAAAAGCACTCTATGAAATCAATCTTCCTAAAGATTCTCATATTCTTTTGATTGCACGAGGTGAACAATACCTCATACCATCTGGGAATACAACGGTGAAGGGAGGAGACGTGATTTGGATTTTGGCGAAGGATGAAGTTCTACCTCATGTAGGTAGAACTCTAATGCACTAA
- the bcp gene encoding thioredoxin-dependent thiol peroxidase produces the protein MAEIALGKKAPTFTAKNAQGESVKLADLVGKEGLVLYFYPRDMTPGCTTEACDFRDNFQRLKKLGYNVIGISKDTTKSHQKFIEKEGLNFDLISDETGEICEKYGVWREKTFMGKKAMGIVRSTFLLDSSLKIKKIYDSVKVKGHVEEIIKDIQELK, from the coding sequence ATGGCAGAGATCGCATTAGGTAAAAAAGCGCCCACGTTCACAGCAAAAAATGCACAAGGAGAATCGGTAAAACTAGCTGATTTGGTAGGGAAGGAAGGCCTTGTATTGTATTTTTACCCAAGGGATATGACTCCCGGTTGCACCACAGAAGCATGTGATTTCCGAGATAATTTCCAGAGACTGAAGAAGTTGGGATACAACGTCATTGGAATCTCCAAAGACACTACGAAATCTCACCAAAAATTTATCGAAAAAGAGGGTTTAAACTTTGACCTGATCTCTGATGAAACCGGCGAAATCTGCGAAAAGTATGGGGTTTGGAGAGAAAAAACCTTTATGGGCAAAAAGGCAATGGGGATAGTTCGCTCCACATTTCTTTTAGATTCTTCTCTTAAAATTAAAAAAATCTATGACAGTGTGAAGGTGAAAGGACACGTAGAAGAAATCATCAAAGACATTCAGGAACTCAAATGA
- a CDS encoding leucyl aminopeptidase: protein MKVENLPLSFHLGKAKGASHYLVRFVFQKEISEELNQRFAAQISSKIFTGDFGQELKDEANRIIYVGLGEKEKLVFRKFASLFLKYGERIIKWDGMGLEIEISTEISKLFAADRIAYQIINGISIGSYPVSLLQTKKKDKTNPGDVYLFFEDKKVAKQAESGFQKGLVVARHLNGVRHIAHLPANYFTPDDFVARSREIAKEFKLNVKVWDEPQLKKEGFGGILAVSRGSELQGKMVVLEYKPNKAKRKFAIVGKGLTFDTGGISLKPAAEMHEMKYDMCGAATTIHAIAAIAALKLPIHIIAAIGVAENMPDGKAIKPGDVYTAYNGTTVEVQNTDAEGRLVLGDVLSYVSKQYKPDYMVDLATLTGAVIIALGHEAAGVMTKSQVMREALQMASERSDDRIWELPLWDEFGEDLKSDIADLKNITGGGKGGGTVSAAVFLSKFVDEKIEWAHIDIAGAAWRKKSSGTQGNGPTGYGVRLLVELADILAS from the coding sequence ATGAAAGTGGAAAATTTGCCATTATCGTTTCACTTGGGAAAGGCCAAAGGTGCCTCTCATTATTTAGTACGATTTGTATTTCAAAAAGAAATCAGTGAAGAGCTAAACCAAAGATTTGCGGCTCAAATTTCTAGCAAAATCTTCACTGGCGACTTTGGCCAAGAATTGAAAGACGAAGCCAATCGCATCATCTATGTAGGTTTAGGCGAAAAAGAAAAATTGGTCTTTCGTAAGTTTGCCAGTCTCTTTCTAAAATATGGAGAAAGGATCATCAAATGGGATGGAATGGGACTTGAGATTGAAATATCTACCGAGATCTCAAAGTTATTTGCAGCGGATCGAATTGCCTACCAAATCATCAATGGTATCTCAATCGGGTCCTATCCTGTTAGCTTACTCCAAACAAAGAAAAAAGACAAAACCAATCCAGGTGATGTATATCTTTTCTTTGAAGACAAAAAAGTTGCCAAACAAGCTGAGTCAGGATTCCAAAAGGGATTGGTTGTAGCACGGCACCTAAACGGAGTTAGGCATATTGCCCACCTTCCTGCCAACTACTTTACACCTGACGATTTTGTAGCAAGATCTAGAGAGATTGCGAAAGAATTCAAATTGAATGTAAAAGTTTGGGATGAACCGCAACTGAAAAAAGAAGGATTTGGTGGCATATTAGCTGTAAGCCGTGGCTCCGAATTACAAGGGAAAATGGTTGTCCTGGAATACAAACCAAACAAAGCAAAACGTAAATTTGCTATCGTTGGCAAAGGTTTAACCTTTGATACAGGTGGCATTTCTCTAAAACCTGCTGCAGAAATGCATGAAATGAAGTACGATATGTGCGGTGCTGCTACAACGATACATGCAATCGCCGCCATCGCAGCGTTAAAATTACCCATACATATCATTGCGGCTATCGGTGTTGCTGAAAATATGCCAGATGGCAAAGCGATCAAACCAGGCGATGTCTATACTGCGTACAATGGAACAACCGTCGAAGTCCAAAACACGGATGCAGAGGGTAGACTCGTTTTAGGAGATGTTCTCTCCTATGTCAGCAAACAGTATAAGCCGGATTATATGGTGGATTTGGCAACACTCACTGGTGCGGTGATCATAGCCTTGGGCCATGAAGCTGCCGGAGTGATGACAAAATCACAAGTCATGCGAGAAGCTTTGCAAATGGCATCTGAACGATCAGACGACCGCATTTGGGAACTACCTCTTTGGGATGAATTTGGTGAGGACCTTAAGTCAGATATCGCCGATTTGAAAAATATCACTGGTGGTGGAAAGGGTGGTGGTACGGTCTCCGCTGCCGTATTTCTCTCCAAGTTTGTAGATGAAAAAATAGAATGGGCCCATATTGACATCGCAGGTGCAGCCTGGAGAAAAAAATCATCGGGCACACAAGGCAATGGACCTACAGGATATGGGGTCCGATTGCTTGTGGAACTTGCGGATATCTTAGCTTCCTAA
- a CDS encoding SpoIIE family protein phosphatase, whose amino-acid sequence MIYKLLLAIGVFYSQTLWALPVDLTKDWYVTKNWTEEDQVSPSWVSLAELPIANALKDIDFGSDSVRRITTIRKFQIKEEDFQATLSDAFSLHLPYISNVHRVFINGKLVHSQGDLDGEHIKTSGYRRHIIVPINRNDLRIGENVLRIWIASELGEECTIYKTMNDIPAKIDFASENQKINEEYFTYMLLFLYLFVGIYHGLFYLKRRNEVYNLYYAMFAVFLSIYMVFRSQAVYYLGLEPYLQTRIEYVVVFFIPVWLLLFMDVFFLGRLSRFAKIIFSVIAVAAFLQFFVTRSISGKILLTWQFTILILAIYYIYLIIRSMISRNKDAYRMLIGMVMLLICGAWDILGATGLLPLQNLNLLRFGFLSFVLGIAVVLANRFLRVHRQVEILNETLEKKVEERTRELKNTLTKVQELKIQQDGDYFLTSLLLDPLSKAIVDSSKVQIQTFTKQKKEFEFKGKRKEIGGDIIIAEKIELEGKSYISFVNGDAMGKSIQGAGGALVMGVVFRSVLKRTQSKEEYRNKTPERWLKDCFIELQSIFESFDGTMLISVVMGLIDEENGLLYFTNAEHPWTVLYRDGVAEFLERELELRKIGTSGLNAEIRIKTFFLERDDVIFIGSDGKDDLILGETETGERIINEDETLILREIEEAKAELPKLVEILQRKGEFSDDLTLIRIQWLGDTSQVRKKDILEVGDKTFPDYEYKKAIESGSYQEAWDRIQSLLLSDSLSSDTKVHLKKEAARIAILRKEFSEAIQLLEEVQPSLLYDNEVLLHLSYSYRKVKNVKKAIDLAEKIRARDPKHFRNLSHLTECYRLIGAKERAEKILAKMATLDPNHPQVAKLKTLLGS is encoded by the coding sequence ATGATATACAAGCTTCTCCTGGCCATTGGTGTTTTTTATTCTCAAACGCTTTGGGCACTTCCTGTAGATTTAACCAAGGATTGGTACGTAACAAAAAATTGGACAGAAGAAGACCAAGTATCTCCCTCTTGGGTAAGCTTAGCAGAATTGCCCATTGCAAATGCATTGAAAGATATTGACTTCGGTTCCGATTCGGTGCGTCGGATAACAACGATACGTAAATTCCAAATTAAAGAAGAAGATTTCCAGGCAACACTTTCCGATGCATTTTCTTTGCACCTTCCCTATATATCAAATGTCCACCGAGTCTTTATCAATGGGAAACTAGTACACTCGCAAGGTGATCTGGACGGAGAGCATATCAAAACGAGTGGATATAGAAGGCATATCATTGTGCCCATCAACCGTAACGATTTGAGGATAGGGGAAAATGTTCTTAGGATATGGATTGCATCGGAATTGGGAGAAGAGTGTACAATTTATAAAACGATGAATGACATTCCAGCAAAGATTGACTTTGCTTCGGAAAACCAAAAGATCAATGAAGAGTATTTTACCTACATGCTATTGTTTCTGTATCTCTTTGTAGGGATCTACCATGGTTTATTCTATTTGAAACGAAGGAATGAAGTCTATAATCTTTATTATGCGATGTTTGCCGTCTTTTTATCTATTTATATGGTTTTTCGTTCGCAAGCAGTCTATTATTTAGGATTGGAGCCATATCTACAAACTAGAATCGAATACGTTGTGGTTTTCTTTATTCCTGTTTGGCTCTTATTGTTTATGGATGTGTTTTTCTTGGGGCGTTTGAGTCGTTTTGCCAAAATTATATTTTCGGTGATTGCCGTTGCCGCTTTCCTTCAGTTTTTTGTAACTCGTTCTATATCAGGTAAAATTCTCTTAACTTGGCAATTTACTATCCTGATTTTAGCAATTTATTACATTTATTTGATTATTAGATCAATGATTTCTCGCAATAAAGACGCATATCGTATGTTAATCGGTATGGTTATGCTACTGATCTGCGGGGCTTGGGATATCCTTGGTGCTACAGGGCTCCTTCCCTTACAAAACTTAAATTTGCTTAGGTTTGGTTTCCTAAGTTTTGTGCTCGGGATTGCAGTCGTATTGGCAAATCGTTTTTTACGTGTGCATAGACAAGTAGAGATATTGAATGAAACTCTGGAAAAGAAAGTGGAAGAGCGAACTCGGGAGTTGAAAAATACATTGACCAAAGTCCAAGAGTTAAAAATCCAACAGGACGGAGATTATTTCTTAACATCACTTTTGTTAGATCCTCTTTCTAAAGCGATTGTAGATTCTTCAAAGGTACAAATACAAACATTTACAAAACAAAAAAAAGAGTTTGAGTTTAAGGGCAAACGCAAAGAGATCGGCGGAGATATCATCATCGCAGAAAAGATAGAATTGGAAGGAAAGTCCTATATTTCTTTTGTGAATGGAGACGCCATGGGTAAGTCCATCCAGGGAGCAGGTGGTGCTTTGGTTATGGGAGTTGTCTTTCGGTCGGTTCTCAAACGCACCCAATCTAAGGAAGAATACCGAAACAAAACACCCGAAAGGTGGTTAAAGGATTGTTTCATCGAACTTCAAAGTATATTCGAATCCTTTGACGGGACAATGCTCATTTCTGTTGTTATGGGTTTGATCGATGAGGAGAATGGACTTCTTTATTTCACAAACGCGGAGCACCCTTGGACAGTTCTTTATAGGGATGGTGTTGCTGAATTTTTAGAAAGAGAATTGGAACTTCGTAAAATTGGAACGAGCGGTCTCAATGCAGAGATTCGTATCAAAACTTTCTTTTTAGAGAGAGATGACGTGATCTTCATAGGCTCTGACGGAAAAGATGATTTAATCCTGGGAGAGACTGAAACGGGCGAAAGGATCATCAATGAGGATGAAACTTTGATCCTACGCGAAATCGAAGAAGCCAAAGCTGAACTACCAAAACTTGTAGAGATTTTGCAAAGAAAAGGTGAGTTCTCTGACGACTTAACCTTGATTCGCATCCAATGGTTAGGTGATACATCGCAAGTAAGAAAAAAAGATATTTTAGAAGTAGGGGATAAGACTTTTCCAGACTATGAATACAAAAAAGCGATCGAATCTGGTTCCTACCAAGAAGCTTGGGACAGGATCCAATCTCTTCTTCTTTCTGATTCCTTGAGTTCAGATACAAAAGTTCACTTAAAGAAAGAGGCAGCAAGGATCGCAATCCTCAGAAAAGAGTTCTCTGAAGCAATTCAACTTTTAGAAGAAGTCCAACCTTCGTTATTGTATGACAACGAAGTCCTTTTGCATTTGAGTTATTCATATCGTAAAGTTAAGAATGTAAAGAAAGCAATTGACTTAGCGGAAAAGATTCGAGCCCGAGATCCCAAACACTTTCGAAATTTGAGCCACCTAACGGAATGTTATCGATTGATTGGAGCCAAAGAAAGAGCCGAGAAGATATTGGCAAAGATGGCTACCTTGGATCCAAACCATCCACAGGTAGCCAAACTAAAGACTTTGTTAGGAAGCTAA